In the genome of Arachis hypogaea cultivar Tifrunner chromosome 9, arahy.Tifrunner.gnm2.J5K5, whole genome shotgun sequence, the window AatctatgtatatgtatatatatgccaTTTTGTTAGATGTATTGCACGATCATCTATAAAACCTTCTTCCTGAGATTAAAGGAAGACATGTTCTTAATCCACACTTGAGCACCATACATAAGTTTCACATAATTAGcaaaatattgattatttatttctaatcAGCATTGTGTTTTAACATTCAAAATTAAAGAGACCAACTTCATATAACTATCAATACAAACGAATTTTCttataatataacataataattaaGTCAGATAGATACTCAATATAGTCAGATAGATAGTATACACCGAGGTGGTCTAATTGCAAGTAGGggtggaagtgagtcaagccagctcatgaACTAGTTCGAGCTCGATTCGTTAATAGTTCGATAAGTTAAGCTCGTGAGCTAGTGAGCCAAGCTTGAGCTTGAAATTgggctcataaattaaatgagccgagcttgagcttggataagctcaactcattagctcgtgagctgactcgattatatatatataattattaatacacatatcttatatgcatttaatctatatttttaatattatatatatacatatgaagtagtactatatatatatatatatatatatatatatatatattaatgatcttaattatttaaaattttatatttattttttacatataattttgacgtaggacataaataaaaaatttataatttattgataaataacaatatataaaattaatctttttaaatattttttaaaatatataagttataatttattgatatagaattatagattatgtatgtatttatgtttctattatttgagccaaCTCGTGAGCTCGAGCCTGCTCGTGAGCTTTCggtgagtcgagcttgagcttaagaaataggttcaattgttaatgagtcgaACCGTGAGCCAAACTCAATTATTGTGAGTCGAGCTTGAGTTTGGTCTAGCTCGACtcagctcggctcacttccagccctaattacaaggaaaacaaaatttaGATTTGTGTTTGTGTatattttatgttatatatatatatatatatatatatatatatatatatatatatatatatatttggttgtGATTTTTGTGTTTCTTCTGTCGCTCACCTCCTCTATTGGAAATTTTGTGAGTTTAACAAAAAACAGGAAGACTTGAATGCCGATTTTTAAGTGAGTATGAAGAGACTATAACATTTGAATTATAGTCGTTGGCAAAAAAATTGTATGTTATATAAATGTCAAAAGGGTAAAATTATATATTGGTACTACATTTAACAAAGTTGTATAAGCACAATCGTTTGATTGGACAATAGTGTACGTATCAGAAGTTCTTACAGTGTACATATCATATTTTCCTTTGTTCCTATATTTTAGAACtttttattagtataaaatatacattaaaatataaaagatacaTAAAAAGATATTCaaaataatgtatatatatatatatagttacttATTTAATAgcttatttttaatatacatataatatttctttttttggactgtaatattttttatttttcaaataaatcttTGTTCGGTTATAGTATAATACCGAACAAAATCTCTATCTAAACAAAAAGGAGAAATTGCCATCAGTTTGTTACTTTTTGGGCCAGGATTATTATGGTTCGGATCATAAATGGGCTATTACACAGAATTCAGAAATAAACAGGCCCATAAAGATGCAAGTTTTAGAACCCGGCCCATAGTGGGGTGATAGCATCAGGGTGTTTTGGAGACTGAGCTCACACAGCTCCCCAAAAACAGCATCTCTTTGCCTTTGCCGTTTGGTGGCCGAGAAAATCAGCGAGAAAATTTCAGAGCGAcagaaaagaaaagtaaagaaagaggaaggaaaaatgaGCGGATCGGTGAAGAAGGTTACCGATGTGGTGTTCAAGGCCGGAAAGAACATCGACTGGGACGGAATGGCGAGGCTCATCGTCTCCGACGAGGCTCGCAGGGAGTTCAATAACCTTCGTCGTACCTTCGACGAGGTTAACTCGCAGCTCCAAACCAAGTTTAGTCAGGTTCGATTTCTTCTCTGATCCTCACGGATCTCTCTCGTTTTCCTCGCATTGAATAATTTCGATTGTGTATACAAAAATTCGTATTGTTCCTGTTACTTTTAGATCGATTATATTCTAGAGCGAAAATGAAAAAGTAATCACTTATTTAGAGTGATTTCTGACTTGTGTGTTATTCTGATGTGAATTCGGAAATATTACCAATTCGTTAGTGTTCTTCGtcattagttattattattctaGGGATTAGATGTTTGGGACACATTTCTGAATGATTGTTGTACATAATTTATTTGctgttatttttattgttttcatttGATATTAGGGTTTTGTCATTGGACGTGATTAACTGATTACGCTAGAAATTTTTTAGGACCAATGgagacttaattgaaaaatcAGAAGATCTTGTGTGTGTAACGGAGGTTGCTTAGTTAATCATTGTTCAGGGGAAAAAggttattacttttttttattgttattttggatTGTGCAGGAGCCAGAGCCCATAGATTGGGAGTATTATAGGAAGGGAATTGGCTCTCGTTTGGTGGACATGTACAAGGAGCATTACGAGAGTATGTTCATGAACTCTGTTTGTGAATGCCCTTTCATATGTGTTTGTTGCTTTCTTTTAACATTCATAATATATTGTTTATTTAAATGACCAATTTAGTGGGGACTGGAATTTGAAATGCATGTGGTTTCATGTAAGCTCGGGTATTTCTTGTTACTTCAATGCTGAGTAGTACTTCAGCATTATACTCTGATTTCCTAGCAGGCTAGTGCCTAATACCAGGCTCTAATTTGGTTTGGATctgcatttgaattttgaatcCAGTGAtggatctaaaaaattttgactgtgggggcaaataattatcataataatttaatatagtgTGGTCAAATTTAATAACATAATAGGGACAAATAAATATCACTATTATGTACTACTAAATAAATTTCCAAATCCTAGTGGAATTACTTGCCCCACAATGTTACACATGAATCCGTCTCTGTTTGAATCCCTATCAGGCAAAAGTTTGTTCATTGTTCAAACTTGGGCCTGATATATATGGATATTCCTACGAAGGGTACCAAATACCCTCTATTGAATGGTGGATAAGGTTTAGTAAACTAGTGGTGAATTTTCTAACTTGAAACATATTTTAATGTACATTGAAAGAAATTGTTAATGTGGCTTAATGTAGCAAACTAAACTAGCAATTAATTAAGATTGGGATGCTTGTGAAAATGAGAGTACAAACATTCTTACACGCATGAGATTATTGACACAACCAATCGGATCTAGATTTGTGAGGTAGTTATCGAAGAGGTACAAAGCTTTGTTGATGTTATAATAGTGTTGGATaactttttttacaaattttttttttgctttttcttttaagGCAGTTAAAATTGGATCTTTGTACATATTTATATACCAACCAATTCAAGTTCTGATGTTTTTTGACGGTTCTCCGCAGGCATAGAGATCCCCAAATATGTTGACACAGTGACTCCTCAATATAAAACTAAATTCGATCAACTAGTAAGAACTTTTGTCTAAACGATAATAGTTGTTCATGTCTCTCAGTGAAAGACATTGTCAATTTAAGTGCTGTATGTGTAATTCTGACGCAGTTAGTTGAGCTTAAAGAAGCCGAGCAGAAGTCTCTCAAGGAGTCAGAGCGTTTAGAGAAGGAAATAGCTGATGTACAAGAAATGAAGGTAATTAGAAATCACTACACAAACTTTTTCATGTTTAATAAAATTGAATGTTTTCTCACACGTCTTTTTGACAGGCCAAGATTAATACCATGACATATGATGAGTACTTTGCCAAGCATCCTGAACTGTTGAAGAAGTATGAAGATGAAATCAGGAACGATTACTGGGGCTATTAAATTGTTCAAAACTTCAGTGTGTAGCAAAACATCAGAAGCTGGTGTTCCCATGCTGGTTTAATAATAATTACTGCAGTGATTTCTTTGTAACTCTGTTCTCTTTTTTAACTTCCAAGTTCTTTATATAAACCCATTTTCGGAGTTACCATAATTTTTGTGCATCATTTCAAGAAAATACTGCTTTGCGCTGCTCTCAATAAAATTGTTTTTTCTTTCGGGTCTGTTCAACCGATTAGAAATCGTAGATTCGGCTCAAGCTGGCAATGTTTCAAGAGATGATTATAATTGTTATTAAATAAATACGGAGGTTGACATTTCTGATGGCAATGGAGAGAAGTTTTCGAAAGAAAACATATTTAATTGAAACAGAAAAGGTTGAATACATTTTCCGGACGTCTTAATCGTTACTAGGCTTAAATTCATGAAATAGGATTCTATGGATGTTGTCAACATTCTTCAACTATCGATATCAGTAGAAGCAATCTCCCCCAACAACTTGGTTAAAACTATCATGATGGCCTTCCAAGGGTAATTGAGAAAACCCTTTCCTTCTCTCGTTCGAATATAAATGGCTGATATTTAACCACAGTTCTGACAGGTTTGGTTTAGTTTACAATAAGCGAAGCAGTCTACTTGCTGGTTTTAATTCCTACTTACTGTTATTTGGCTATTTAGTTCATTTTGGGCTAAACTAGCAGGCATGAGGGCAGTAATCTTAGTTCTAGCTGTTGTCTATAAATAGTAAATACTAGTtcattagttagtttttaattttgtgaattttctaTTAATTTGTTCGAACTAGAGAGGTTGAACTCCCTCTACAATTGGTAGTTCCAACTGTGTATTCCATTAGGGGACTGTGATGTGCAATCTCTAGTTCATTAATAAAGCCTAGCGATTCTGTTAATCTCTAAACCTTTCAACTGGTATCAGAAGTCCTCGGATCTTGAAAGCTTGTGGTGAAAAGTGCAACGACGATCGCAAAAAATGGAAGAGCGAATTATGTGATGGAATTGCGATTTGATCGCCGAAGATCTCTGTCGTGCATTGCAGGAGATGTTGCAGTGGATCGACGCGCGCGTGGATTCCATGGAGAATAGCCAGTCCATCACGAGTGGGGATCTTCGGGGTTGCATTAGATTGTCGGTTGCTCACAGGAAACTAGAGGCGCGCCAGAGCAATGGCGGAAACTCGAGCTTCCGATCTTTGTGGCTAGGATGCGATGACGTAGATCGAGCGTATGGAGCAGTTCTTCTTTCTCAGAGCAGTGCCGAAGGAGGAGTAGCTCGTGGTGGTGACGTTCGCCATGGAAGGTCGGGAGTTCACGTGATTTCGGTGGTGGGAGGCAACTGCGCCGACGCTGCAATGGCAGTCCCTCCGCATGGCGTTTCTGCGTCATTTTCAACCTGAGCGGTTGCAATGTCCCTATCGATCGTTTTTGAAACTAAAACAAGTATGGTTCGAGACTACGTCAATCAGTTTGTGTTGCACGCTCGTCCCCTTCGAGGTCTGGCTCCAAAATTGTTGATTGACTTGTTCTTGAATGAGTTGAGACTTGAGGTGAGTGAAGAATGCAGGTTGTTCTCGTTCCAGATCGTGGATGAGTTGATGGAATTGGCGCAGAAGGTGGAGAATCGTAGCATGGCACTGCGGTCCCAGCATCTGTAGCACCACAGAACTTCGTTATTAACATGCCGGTGCTTGCATCTGTAGCGACGGTCCCAGCAAGCAAGGATGTGGAATCATTGATGGAGCCTCCGAAACGGCGGGAAGTGAGGCATCTTAACAATGAGGATTACAAAGCTAAACGTGCACGAGGGGGATGCATTTTCTGCAGTGAACCTTACTCAGCGAAGCATGTGTGCAAGAACAAGGAATTCAAGTTGCTGATTATGGAACCTGAGGCTGAGGAGGGGGATTGGTTGGAGCAAGAAGCTGTTCCGAAGGCAGTGGAGCAATTAAAGCTTAAACTTCCGAGCTCTAATTGCCACCATAGGTCGTTCAAGGCGTGGGACGAGGTGAAGGGGTGTCGTGTGCGGGTGCTGGTGTATTGTGGTGCCTTGAATAACTTTATAGAACCAGAAATCACAGCGGAGTTGGGTCTGATTGTAGATACCACACCTAGGTTCTCGGTAAAGGTGGCAGATCGGTGCAATTCAGGGGACAGGGCAGATGCAAGGAGGTAACACTGAGCTTCCAGGGGCTGTCCATA includes:
- the LOC112712568 gene encoding ATP synthase subunit d, mitochondrial-like; amino-acid sequence: MSGSVKKVTDVVFKAGKNIDWDGMARLIVSDEARREFNNLRRTFDEVNSQLQTKFSQEPEPIDWEYYRKGIGSRLVDMYKEHYESIEIPKYVDTVTPQYKTKFDQLLVELKEAEQKSLKESERLEKEIADVQEMKAKINTMTYDEYFAKHPELLKKYEDEIRNDYWGY